One window of the Colletotrichum destructivum chromosome 4, complete sequence genome contains the following:
- a CDS encoding Putative Zinc finger, CCCH-type produces the protein MSQRSSAQSAQKMPTTTNTTTRTTAGSNIYLDNINNNTNAAPVLPPYLRTGSQSPLNAFPFSPSNAFPSAIGTGIPKERVGATKMSLDNTEIMDFVTRYQTLQGYQNANDQLIKDLLIYCKEIQGLYGEENQMLKQELRNAKLDLEHATSSRREMQQALQELDYDNNYIKNRNPYVLIMIDGDGLLFQENFIRQGIEGGKQAAYALRTAVAEYVGSQSGEVEIVAKVCANLSGLGRAMRRDGCLASESELKDFSLGFTQAKASFDFIDVGHGKERADSKIKEATRWHLRNYNCRQILLGISHDAGYAPFLDEILQDEEIRSKVSIIEGIATVRELKNTNVHILDPLPSLFRNQKLIDRSGDRASEAAHHHRPLAVVTTSPPVSVASLATSSAPATAPSSWAGVTAKASPPPVITTPLANKTNNIPARQAPLTKPQTPAWNPGQRGLDSPIPINQVALDNIKKRTGRDKLCNNHYLRGPCAKGDECCFEHKYKPNPDEINAIALLTRLNPCTSGQDCDVDNCIYGHHCPSVTGNTCTHPYCKFGVSDHPPGTKFKNAKIHENEEHSKTS, from the exons ATGAGCCAGCGAAGTTCGGCTCAGTCAGCCCAAAAAATGCCTACTACAACCAATACCACAACTAGGACCACCGCTGGCTCCAACATCTACCTggacaacatcaacaacaacacaaacGCGGCCCCTGTTCTTCCCCCCTACCTTCGCACCGGCAGCCAGTCCCCGTTGAACGCTTTCCCATTTTCCCCCAGCAACGCCTTCCCCTCGGCCATCGGAACAGGCATCCCAAAGGAGAGAGTGGGTGCGACCAAGATGTCCTTAGATAATACCGAAATCATGGACTTTGTTACCCGATATCAGACGTTGCAGGGCTACCAAAATGCCAACGACCAGCTGATTAAG GACCTTTTGATATACTGCAAAGAAATCCAGGGCCTCTATGGCGAGGAAAACCAGATGCTCAAGCAGGAGCTCCGCAATGCAaagctcgacctcgaacATGCTACGTCCTCCAGGAGAGAGATGCAGCAGGCGCTGCAGGAGCTTGATTACGATAACAACTATATCAAG AACCGCAATCCCTACGTCTTGATTATGATTGATGGCGATGGTCTCCTT TTCCAGGAAAACTTCATCAGACAGGGCATTGAAGGCGGCAAGCAGGCCGCCTATGCCCTCCGAACTGCCGTTGCAGAGTACGTTGGCAGCCAGTCGGGAGAAGTTGAAATTGTCGCCAAGGTTTGCGCCAACCTTTCGGGCCTCGGGCGTGCCATGCGCAGAGATGGCTGTTTGGCCAGCGAGTCTGAGCTCAAGGACTTTTCTTTGGGATTTACCCAGGCCAAGGCCTCGTTTGATTTCATTGACGTCGGTCACGGTAAGGAACGTGCCGACTCGAAAATCAAAG AGGCCACCCGCTGGCATTTGCGAAACTACAACTGCAGGCAGATTTTGCTGGGTATTTCTCATGATGCGGGCTATGCCCCtttcctcgacgagatcctTCAAGACGAGGAGATCCGCTCGAAGGTCAGCATTATCGAGGGTATTGCAACGGTCAGAGAGCTCAAAAACACCAACGTCCACATTCTCGACCCACTGCCCAGCCTCTTCCGAAACCAAAAGCTCATTGACCGAAGCGGCGATCGCGCTTCCGAGGCAGCCCATCATCACAGGCCACTGGCGGTGGTGACTACATCGCCCCCCGTGAGCGTGGCCTCGCTGgccacgtcgtcggcgccggcgacggccccGTCATCCTGGGCTGGCGTCACCGCCAAAGCGAGCCCCCCACCAGTTATCACCACTCCTTTGGCCAACAAAACGAACAACATTCCAGCTCGTCAGGCGCCACTTACGAAGCCGCAGACGCCCGCCTGGAACCCCGGCCAGCGTGGACTCGATTCCCCCATTCCCATCAACCAGGTGGCTCTTGATAACATCAAGAAGCGTACCGGCAGGGACAAGCTTTGCAATAATCACTACCTCCGCGGACCTTGCGCCAAGGGCGATGAGTGCTGCTTCGAACACAAGTACAAGCCTAACCCCGACGAGATTAACGCCATTGCCCTTTTGACTCGTCTCAACCCCTGCACCAGCGGCCAGGACTGCGACGTGGACAATTGTATTTACGGACATCAC TGCCCCAGCGTCACGGGTAACACCTGTACGCATCCCTATTGTAAGTTTGGAGTTTCGGATCACCCGCCTGGCACGAAGTTCAAGAACGCCAAAATCCACGAGAATGAAGAACACTCGAAGACCTCTTGA
- a CDS encoding Putative orotidine 5'-phosphate decarboxylase domain, ribulose-phosphate binding barrel yields MTSHDTLKATFARRAESASHPLTAYLLRLMDLKASNLCLSADVATARELLYLADKVGPSIVVLKTHHDIVAGWDYNPQTGTGAKLAAIARKHGFLIFEDRKFGDIGNTVQMQYVAGSARIIEWAHITNVNMVPGKAAVTALAEAAARWRERYPYEVKTSVTVGTPRSESFDDYEDSGDGHEHTIGTPRPSDVNGRKGSIVSITTLTQHFEPAPSPRFPRNESHNSDEVLYAGIEEAPMDRGLLILAQMSSAGNFMNKEYTQACVEAARENKEFVMGFVSQESLNTEPEDSFIHMTPGCQLPPEGDEENGGVAGDGKGQQYNTPQKLVELSGTDIVIVGRGILKAGDPQSEAERYRRKAWKAYLSRVA; encoded by the coding sequence ATGACATCTCACGATACCCTGAAGGCGACTTTCGCCCGTCGCGCCGAATCGGCTAGTCACCCGCTCACGGCTTACCTGCTCCGCTTGATGGATTTGAAGGCGTCCAACCTGTGCCTCAGTGCCGACGTTGCGACTGCAAGAGAATTGCTCTACCTGGCCGACAAGGTCGGCCCTTCCATCGTCGTGCTGAAGACGCACCATGACATCGTCGCTGGGTGGGATTACAACCCGCAGACCGGCACCGGTGCCAAGCTCGCCGCGATAGCCCGTAAACATGGCTTCCTCATTTTCGAGGATCGCAAGTTCGGCGACATTGGCAATACGGTCCAGATGCAATACGTTGCTGGCTCGGCACGAATAATCGAGTGGGCTCACATTACCAACGTCAACATGGTCCCGGGCAAGGCCGCAGTTACAGctctggccgaggccgcagCACGCTGGCGCGAACGATACCCCTACGAAGTGAAAACGTCGGTCACGGTCGGAACGCCGAGGTCGGAGAGCTTCGACGACTACGAGGACAGCGGAGACGGTCACGAACACACGATTGGCACGCCGCGGCCATCCGATGTCAACGGACGCAAGGGTAGCATCGTGTCCATCACGACTCTGACACAACACTTCGAGCCGgccccttctcctcgtttCCCGAGAAACGAGTCCCACAACTCCGACGAGGTCTTGTACGCGGGTATCGAGGAGGCACCCATGGATCGCGGCCTGCTCATCTTGGCGCAGATGTCGAGTGCCGGCAACTTCATGAACAAGGAATACACCCAGGCTTGCGTCGAAGCCGCGAGGGAGAACAAGGAATTCGTCATGGGGTTCGTGTCTCAAGAGAGCCTCAACACAGAACCGGAAGATTCCTTCATCCACATGACGCCTGGCTGCCAACTGCCACCGGAGGGTGATGAAGAGAATGGCGGTGTCGCAGGAGACGGAAAGGGGCAGCAGTACAACACGCCtcagaagctcgtcgagctctcGGGTACCGATATTGTCATCGTCGGACGTGGTATCCTAAAGGCCGGTGACCCTCAATCGGAGGCTGAGAGATACCGCAGGAAGGCCTGGAAGGCGTATCTCTCCCGGGTAGCGTAG
- a CDS encoding uncharacterized protein (Putative zn(2)Cys(6) fungal-type DNA-binding domain, transcription factor domain, fungi) yields MADDRRNSSEKPSSARESMSSNSNPSPTQTQNQPQKQTQDARPPPRKRRRVVISCTECHRRKQKCDRDLPCANCKSRNKQDACKYETGAPTAKDHRKAEVEGAKSTQVQSLSNAAANWGYSQAGASTLGLMRKIESANGDGALSHLGGSAHIEDQFATKERYKSLIRQLPAKGYIEKLIDVYFREFNHQYYALEEDLFKEQFAEWNNIPFNVLSNSGPQGLSPDLRVFPALLFQVLATALLILPEGSHEFYEHLKYAGNMTFEDLAADYSESGVGILSLLGKRQITLTTVQADFLRAAFLKYMAKVTESWHAIGSAIRDAQEIGMHRDSLDPSPNSDDTGDILENMWLIQRRRKLYMVLTTWDIHCALVLGRPGSIDWRICPPSLPIDAPPPKDRRKTPVAPRDDEKDPPTPLSRGIWAFRLVAPMREILELEQDGPCPKDYSKVDRVHQMCLDLDEATPAYFRLENPDRKWDDNPSCYWLQSVRFYLPQMNLFNLMALHRPYIFNRQKSRTEALKASIEMLHRQMLTFQGLDAGSWRNFSLFFGSFDAVVLMASIYILFPKENLEMAGSAMQHFHWTTERFEAMQERNPLAKAAKGVLQAIFAKFKKAVGNPAPPPSLSSLASQTPASTADSSSSSSLSARGSVSTATAATADTPASKSSTVATPTSLPTVPDPTSSSYPLPSAHSEWSLPNSWDFTSIAPLFPMGDLIYHDLNGIPEDGSLPAWGAATPPPPAAGTTFEGDFGNDSVWNLLNQYDPTSV; encoded by the exons ATGGCCGACGACCGGCGCAACAGCTCCGAGAaaccgtcgtcggcgcgggaGAGCATGAGCTCGAACTCGAACCCGAGCCCGACTCAAACACAAAATCAGCCACAAAAACAGACGCAAGACGCCCGGCCGCCACCACGGAAGCGCAGGCGCGTTGTGATATCTTGCACGGAATGTCATCGTCGGAAGCAGAAG TGTGACCGTGATCTGCCATGCGCCAACTGCAAGTCGCGCAACAAGCAAGACGCCTGCAAATACGAGACGGGGGCCCCCACAGCCAAGGACCATCGCAAGGCCGAGGTTGAAGGCGCAAAGTCAACCCAGGTCCAGAGCCTCtccaatgccgccgccaactgGGGCTACTCCCAAGCTGGGGCTTCTACGCTCGGCCTGATGAGAAAGATCGAAAGCGCAAACGGCGACGGAGCTCTGTCCCATCTCGGCGGCTCGGCCCACATCGAGGACCAGTTTGCGACCAAGGAGCGATACAAGTCTCTGATCAGACAGCTGCCTGCTAAGGGCTAcatcgagaagctcatcgaCGTCTACTTCCGCGAGTTCAACCACCAGTACTACGCCCTTGAGGAGGACCTCTTCAAGGAGCAGTTCGCCGAGTGGAACAACATACCCTTCAACGTGCTCTCCAACTCTGGACCGCAGGGTCTCTCGCCCGACCTGAGGGTGTTTCCCGCATTGCTCTTCCAGGTTCTGGCCACCGCGTTGCTGATCCTCCCGGAAGGATCGCATGAATTCTACGAACATCTCAAGTATGCGGGCAACATGACATTCGAGGACCTTGCGGCGGACTACAGCGAATCTGGCGTCGGCATCCTGTCGCTACTGGGCAAACGACAAATCACACTCACGACGGTCCAGGCCGATTTCCTCCGGGCGGCGTTTCTTAAGTACATGGCCAAAGTAACGGAATCG TGGCATGCCATTGGTAGCGCCATTCGGGACGCTCAAGAGATTGGCATGCACCGGGATAGCCTGGACCCCTCCCCGAACAGTGACGACACTGGGGATATACTCGAGAACATGTGGCTGATTCAGCGACGGAGAAAGCTGTACATGGTTCTCACTACCTG GGACATTCACTGTGCGCTCGTGCTTGGACGTCCTGGCAGCATCGACTGGCGCATTTGCCCACCAAGCCTACCCATAGACGCGCCTCCGCCAAAGGACCGTCGCAAGACGCCAGTTGCGCCCCGCGATGATGAGAAGGACCCACCGACGCCGCTGAGCAGGGGCATCTGGGCATTCAGGCTCGTGGCCCCGATGCGTGAGATTTTGGAGTTGGAACAGGACGGCCCGTGTCCGAAAGACTATTCGAAGGTCGATCGGGTGCACCAAATGTGTCTAGATTTGGACGAGGCGACGCCTGCGTACTTCCGGTTGGAGAACCCGGATAGAAAGTGGGACGATAACCCGTCATGCTACTGGCTTCAGTCGGTACGCTTCTATCTGCCGCAGATGAATCTGTTCAACTTGATGGCGCTGCACCGGCCGTACATCTTTAATCGGCAGAAGAGTCGAACAGAAGCGCTCAAGGCTAGCATCGAGATGCTTCACCGTCAGATGCTCACCTTCCAAGGCCTCGACGCTGGGTCGTGGCGAAA CTTCTCGCTATTCTTCGGCAGTTTTGATGCCGTGGTGCTCATGGCATCGATATACATATTGTTTCCCAAGGAGAACCTGGAGATGGCCGGCAGCGCCATGCAGCACTTCCACTGGACAACAGAAAGATTCGAGGCAATGCAGGAGAGGAACCCTctggcgaaggcggcgaaaGGTGTCCTGCAGGCGATTTTTGCTAAGTTTAAGAAAGCGGTAGGAAAcccggcaccaccaccaagccTGTCAAGTCTGGCATCTCAAACACCAGCATCGACGgcggacagcagcagcagcagcagtctATCTGCCCGCGGATCagtctcgacggcgacagcagcgacggcCGACACTCCAGCAAGTAAGAGCAGCACGgtggcgacgccgacgtcgctACCAACGGTTCCCGAcccaacatcatcatcctaTCCGCTGCCGTCAGCACACTCGGAATGGTCGTTGCCCAACAGCTGGGACTTCACGTCGATTGCGCCGCTATTCCCCATGGGAGACCTCATATACCACGACCTTAACGGAATACCTGAAGACGGATCTCTGCCAGCATGGGGAGCGGCgacgccaccaccgccggcggctgGGACGACATTTGAGGGGGATTTTGGGAATGACAGTGTGTGGAACTTGCTCAACCAGTACGACCCGACATCCGTTTGA
- a CDS encoding Putative dynein associated protein, whose protein sequence is MSDLAVGQTVRLPDGRTGIVRFVGNTHFASGDWVGVELEDDSGKNDGSVQGERYFDCSMGHGMFVRPTTLVVTAQAPAAAPKPARRPSRPSSFNPGTGRAASDTGMAKRMSLNAPSPSPGPKASRPSSALRSPTKSPTKQLGSAASSTAPSRTTTPSNTRTTTAGAKARPAVGASRTSMGPPPMPAARTTRQPSTSSAPTRPTPGRPNSGRLSMTGRTPTSARRPSADLGGAKNAADSGDDGSMSPNKDGETSPVRARTKALEKLTSGSAATTPTSSTKPATTARSTTNAAAANREIEDLKAKLKVLERKRLEDRDKLKQLDQIQGERDRFQSIIEKLQAKYQPQQSENNELRKQLKEAEERFESIETMQMEHETALELATLDREMAEETAEVLKVELEALKQKSEELELEVEILREENAEFGQGMSSEERASTGWLQMERTNERLREALLRLRDLTQQQEEELKDQIKTLEDDLQEFGVVKEQFDAAKDKLAQSEAAVEDLRQQLDNALGAEDMIEELTERNMSMSEQIDELKAVIEDLENLKEINDELEINHVQNEKEMQEELDFKDSVITEQARRAGEQEEALEDMEYTLSRFRGLVTSLQSDLEDMRASHAVTETESEQLNSKSRAMMDLNMKLQISASKAQVKTIDLELRRLEAQEAEQHLDIVKMFLPDTYKEDQDSVLALLRFRRLAFKAELLQSFIKERVNGQPHPGHEDDIFAGCDAIDKLTWVASMCERFTNAISHCSIEQFQRFQNALFELEPVERALNGWIDGLRRDELKEQKCADELQRTIALMSHLAEVHLTNELPDFAEDTYMQTVVMQSHLESAGSTFVTLRAMVQRALPAESEDDEMAQHFGKKSEFVINQTRSAKVIAGKAVRALQDLKSRSLALPRETKESFEQCQNATRQLATLAREIGFELHALLHEEGRSQPYTYLEVQDAISKATTKATMSSESDLFSTYLSRLRTLTSQISDLAALSADLSQTQEFEISPAPWKLRSQELKAVKTIPVDAEEELRRLKEEHNEARRAIAQRDENLSTANLKIETLESRMKDANAKASRIEDLEAQIEAAKQKAASLQEDIDKQDRELKTLETDRDKWKKIAGDSKAFADGAGAAGAKAGQERAVATAREMDALKSEIASLQAAVRYLREDNRRARTTEQHNYDWLAEPLTKPPSVAEQRRALVVAEGKDVLSELVKFTTSARVYDLAALPKDKLAWKPARSTPQYHAAKQREDLATWKGWRDSVLKKSEVVLGRKDAAAAERRQVMRNVAARLQIRLPDADGKMIAPGGGGEVQIVGSREWEGMQGRLAAV, encoded by the exons ATGTCGGACCTAGCAGTTGGCCAGACGGTGCGCCTGCCAGACGGCCGGACTGGCATCGTGCGCTTCGTCGGCAACACGCACTTCGCCAGCGGCGACTGGgtgggcgtcgagctcgaggacgacagcGGGAAGAACGATGGCAGCGTCCAGGGCGAGCGGTATTTTGACTGTTCCATGGGGCACGGCATGTTCGTTCGCCCGACGacgctggtcgtcaccgccCAGGcccccgccgcggcgcccaAGCCTGCTCGCAGGCCTAGCCGGCCGAGCAGCTTTAACCCGGGCACCGGACGGGCTGCGAGCGACACGGGCATGGCGAAGAGAATGAGCCTCAATGCTCCGAGTCCGAGCCCGGGGCCTAAGGCGTCTCGTCCGTCGAGTGCACTGAGG TCACCCACCAAGTCGCCCACGAAACAGCTCGGATCAGCAGCTTCAAGTACTGCGCCGTCGCGAACCACCACCCCTTCCAATACCCGCACAACGACCGCCGGAGCGAAAGCACGACCGGCCGTCGGAGCATCTCGCACATCCATGGGACCCCCGCCGATGCCCGCGGCCAGAACCACGCGGCAGCCCTCGACATCTTCAGCACCGACAAGGCCGACCCCGGGGAGACCGAACAGTGGCCGGCTTTCCATGACTGGACGTACGCCTACGTCTGCCAGGAGGCCGTCCGCGGACTTGGGAGGTGCGAAGAACGCAGCGGACAGCGGGGACGACGGTTCGATGTCGCCCAACAAAGATGGCGAAACCAGTCCCGTGAGAGCAAGGACGAAAGCTCTGGAGAAGCTCACATCAGGCTCGGCGGCAACCACGCCCacgagctcgacgaagccAGCGACGACCGCCCGTTCTACGACAAATGCTGCAGCTGCGAACAGAGAAATAGAGGATCTGAAAGCCAAGCTGAAGGTGCTTGAGAGAAAAAGATTGGAAGATAGAGACAAGTTGAAACAGCTGGACCAGATTCAAGGCGAGCGGGACAGGTTCCAGTCCATTATAGAAAAGCTGCAGGCCAAGTACCAGCCCCAGCAGAGCGAGAACAATGAGCTGCGGAAACAGCTgaaagaggccgaggagaggTTTGAATCGATCGAGACGATGCAAATGGAGCACGAAACGGCGCTAGAGCTAGCGACGCTGGATCGCGAGATGGCTGAAGAGACCGCCGAGGTTCTTAAGGTCGAACTTGAGGCTCTGAAGCAGAAGTcagaggagctggagctcgaggtcgagatccTTCGCGAGGAGAACGCCGAGTTCGGCCAGGGCATGTCGTCGGAGGAGCGGGCCAGTACCGGGTGGCTGCAGATGGAGAGGACCAACGAGAGGCTTCGCGAGGCACTGCTGCGCCTGCGCGACCTGACGCAGCAGCAAGAGGAGGAACTCAAGGACCAGATTAAGACTCTGGAGGACGACCTCCAGGAGTTTGGTGTCGTCAAGGAGCAGTTCGATGcggccaaggacaagctGGCCCAGTCCGAGGCCGCTGTTGAGGACCTTCGACAGCAGCTGGATAACGCCCTGGGTGCAGAGGACATGATTGAAGAACTCACCGAGCGGAACATGAGCATGTCTGAACAGATTGATGAACTTAAGGCAGTTAtcgaggatctcgagaacctcAAGGAGATTAACGACGAACTGGAGATTAACCACGTCCAGAACGAAAAGGAGATgcaggaggagctcgacttCAAGGACAGTGTCATCACAGAGCAGGCCCGGCGCGCAGGCGAGCAGGAAGAAGCCCTGGAGGACATGGAGTACACTTTGTCCCGCTTCAGAGGCTTGGTCACCAGCCTACAGAGCGACCTCGAGGACATGCGGGCGTCGCACGCTGTCaccgagacggagtctgagCAGCTCAACAGCAAGTCTCGCGCCATGATGGATCTTAACATGAAGCTCCAGATCTCCGCTTCCAAGGCCCAAGTCAAGaccatcgacctcgagctgCGACGGTTGGAGGCCCAAGAAGCCGAGCAGCACCTGGATATTGTCAAAATGTTCCTTCCCGACACCTACAAGGAGGACCAGGATTCTGTCCTCGCTCTGCTGAGGTTCAGAAGACTGGCTTTCAAGGCGGAGCTCCTGCAGTCGTTCATCAAAGAGCGCGTCAACGGCCAGCCTCACCCCGGCCACGAGGACGACATATTCGCCGGCTGCGACGCCATTGATAAGCTCACGTGGGTCGCGTCAATGTGCGAGAGGTTCACCAACGCCATCAGCCACTGCTCGATCGAGCAGTTCCAGCGGTTCCAGAACGCCCTGTTCGAGCTGGAGCCCGTCGAGCGTGCACTCAACGGATGGATCGACGGCCTGCGCCGGgacgagctcaaggagcAGAAGTGCGCTGATGAACTCCAGCGCACGATCGCGCTTATGTCTCACCTTGCCGAGGTGCACCTAACGAACGAGCTGCCCGATTTCGCCGAGGACACGTATATGCAGACCGTGGTCATGCAGAGCCACTTGGAATCTGCCGGCTCAACGTTTGTTACCCTGAGAGCCATGGTCCAGAGGGCATTGCCTGCTGAatccgaggacgacgagatggcgCAGCACTTTGGGAAGAAGTCGGAGTTTGTCATCAACCAGACCCGGAGTGCCAAGGTCATCGCCGGTAAGGCTGTGCGGGCTCTGCAGGATCTCAAGTCCAGATCGCTGGCGCTGCCGCGGGAGACCAAGGAGTCTTTCGAGCAGTGTCAGAACGCCACCCGCCAGCTTGCCACGCTGGCTCGGGAGATTGGTTTCGAACTCCATGCACTGCTGCACGAGGAGGGCCGCAGCCAGCCGTACACGTACCTCGAAGTCCAGGACGCCATTTCCAAGGCCACCACCAAGGCCACCATGTCGAGCGAGTCCGATCTCTTCTCGACATACCTGTCGAGGCTCCGCACACTTACCAGCCAGATCTCAGACCTGGCTGCACTCAGCGCGGACCTATCCCAGACGCAAGAGTTCGAAATCAGCCCGGCCCCCTGGAAGCTCCGCTCCCAGGAGCTCAAGGCAGTCAAGACGatccccgtcgacgccgaggaggagttgCGTCGCCTTAAGGAGGAGCACAACGAGGCCCGGCGGGCGATTGCCCAGCGTGACGAGAACCTCAGCACGGCCAACCTCAAGATCGAGACGCTCGAATCGCGGATGAAGGACGCTAACGCCAAGGCCTCCCGCatcgaggatctcgaggcGCAGATTGAGGCCGCCAAGCAGAAGGCCGCCAGCCTGCAGGAGGATATTGACAAGCAGGACCGCGAGCTCAAGACGTTGGAGACGGACCGCGACAAGTGGAAGAAGATTGCGGGCGACAGTAAGGCGTTCGCCGAtggcgcgggcgcggcgggcgccaAGGCTGGCCAGGAGCGGGCGGTGGCTACGGCGCGGGAGATGGATGCCCTCAAGAGCGAGATCGCGAGCCTGCAGGCCGCGGTGCGGTACCTGCGTGAGGACAACCGGCGCGCGCGGACGACGGAGCAGCACAACTACGACTGGCTGGCGGAGCCGCTcacgaagccgccgtcggTGGCCGAGCAGCGCCGtgcgctcgtcgtcgccgagggcaaggacgTGCTCAGCGAGCTGGTCAAGTTCacgacgtcggcgcgggTGTATGACTTGGCTGCGCTGCCCAAGGACAAGCTGGCGTGGAAGCCCGCGCGCAGCACGCCGCAGTACCACGCAGCCAAGCAGAGGGAGGACCTCGCGACGTGGAAAGGCTGGCGGGACTCGGTGCTCAAGAAGTCGGAGGTGGTGCTGGGGCGCAaggacgccgcggcggcggagaggaggcAGGTGATGAGGAACGTGGCGGCGAGGCTGCAGATCCGCCTGCCGGACGCGGACGGCAAGATGATTGCCCCTGGtggcgggggggaggtgCAGATTGTGGGATCGCGCGAGTGGGAGGGGATGCAGGGCCGCCTGGCAGCTGTATGA
- a CDS encoding Putative signal recognition particle, SRP19 subunit, with protein sequence MSHPRIEEVEDSDLEASDPSEGDIDDFDDIDILRRVEPKAPSQINPSNIPSTAAPRPGAPGSEFQTTTDPKQYADFQCLYPVYFDARRTRAEGRRVPRSLAVENPIAREIVNACAALRLPTLFEPAKFHPKDWANPGRVKIRIRFGGEAGRGRDGGKAAAGARPHGMPDVKNKHHLYLLVAEHLRANPTTENSAALKARVQGAPAPDPSKPWPRPAVPRGWKMGELLPYISPAMTGGGVSENLFKDMMKEMQGGGDPMAALMQQAGGAAGGGGGGGEEKAGKKKKGKGKA encoded by the coding sequence ATGTCACACCCACGCATagaggaggtcgaggacaGCGACCTCGAGGCCTCGGACCCCTCCGAGGGCGACATTGACGActtcgacgacatcgacatctTGCGCCGCGTCGAGCCCAAGGCGCCGTCGCAGATCAACCCCTCCAACAttccgtcgacggccgccccGCGGCCCGGGGCGCCGGGCTCCGAGTTCCAGACGACCACGGACCCGAAGCAATACGCCGACTTTCAGTGCCTGTACCCGGTCTACTTTGACGCGCGGCGCACGCGCGCCGAAGGCCGCCGCGTGCCGCGGTCGCTGGCGGTCGAGAACCCCATTGCGCGCGAGATCGTCAACGCGTGCGCGGCGCTGCGCCTCCCGACGCTCTTCGAGCCGGCAAAGTTCCACCCCAAGGACTGGGCGAATCCGGGCCGTGTCAAGATCCGCATCCggttcggcggcgaggccggccgcGGCAGGGACGGTggcaaggccgccgcgggcgcCCGGCCTCACGGCATGCCCGACGTCAAGAATAAGCATCACCTGTACCTCCTCGTGGCCGAGCACCTGCGGGCGAACCCAACGACGGAGAACAGCGCGGCGCTCAAGGCCCGCGTGCAGGGCGCACCCGCGCCGGACCCCAGCAagccgtggccgaggcccgcgGTGCCGCGCGGCTGGAAGATGGGCGAGCTTCTGCCGTACATCAGCCCGGCCatgacgggcggcggcgtcagcgAGAACCTGTTCAAGGACATGATGAAGGAGatgcagggcggcggcgacccgatggcggcgctgatgcaacaggccggcggcgcggccggtggtggcggaggaggcggcgaggagaaggcgggcaagaagaagaagggcaagggcaaggctTGA